The following proteins come from a genomic window of Flavobacteriaceae bacterium MAR_2010_188:
- a CDS encoding ATP-dependent RNA helicase DeaD, whose translation MNTFQELGLNEDLLKAITDLGFETPSDVQLQTIPTLLERDTDLVALAQTGTGKTAAFGFPMLQKIDVNSRTTQGLILSPTRELCMQIATELKLYGKYMKGLNVTAIYGGASITEQANQVKRGAQIIVATPGRMKDMINRRMVDISKIEYSILDEADEMLNMGFYEDITDILSNTPEEKNTWLFSATMPKEVASIAKKFMTNPVEVTVGTKNVGSEQVSHEYYLVGARDRYAALKRLADAHPDIFSVIFCRTKRDTQKVAENLIEDGYNAGALHGDLSQNQRDLVMKSFRNKQIQMLVATDVAARGIDVDDITHVINYQLPDEIETYTHRSGRTGRAGKTGVSMVIVSKSELRKIKSIEKKIQKSFEKKEIPDGMEICEVQLMSLANKIHETTINHEIDPYLESINKLFTDTSKDELIKKFFSVEFTRFFNYYKKSQDLNVQGDHHNAREVKEGGDSTRYFINVGKKDGYDWMSLKDYLKDILDFGRDDVFKVDVKDSFSFFNTEPEHSEKVLAFFTDFKQDGRFVNVEISEDKGGGSRGGGGGGKKRRFDGESRGKSRSGSGRGDGGRGEGGGGKRRKFDGESRGKSRSGSGKPEKGGGSIYSGKRRSSSSSDSSSSGSGSSRPRKSRR comes from the coding sequence ATGAACACTTTCCAAGAACTCGGCCTTAATGAAGATTTATTAAAGGCAATTACAGATTTAGGTTTTGAAACACCTAGTGATGTACAATTACAAACTATTCCAACTCTTTTAGAACGAGATACTGATCTTGTCGCCTTGGCCCAAACTGGGACAGGAAAAACTGCAGCTTTCGGGTTTCCGATGCTACAGAAAATAGATGTGAATAGCCGAACTACCCAAGGCCTTATCTTATCTCCTACTCGCGAGCTTTGTATGCAAATTGCAACAGAACTAAAGCTTTACGGTAAATACATGAAAGGATTGAATGTTACCGCTATCTATGGTGGAGCATCAATCACAGAACAAGCCAATCAGGTAAAAAGAGGCGCACAGATTATTGTCGCTACCCCAGGTAGGATGAAGGATATGATCAACAGAAGAATGGTCGACATCTCAAAAATTGAATATAGTATTCTTGATGAAGCTGATGAAATGCTTAACATGGGATTCTATGAAGATATAACAGATATCCTTTCAAATACGCCAGAAGAAAAGAATACGTGGTTATTCTCTGCGACTATGCCGAAGGAAGTTGCATCTATCGCCAAAAAATTTATGACCAATCCTGTAGAAGTTACAGTAGGGACTAAAAACGTTGGTAGTGAACAAGTTTCACATGAATATTATTTGGTAGGAGCTAGAGATAGATACGCTGCCTTAAAAAGATTGGCCGATGCGCATCCAGATATATTTTCTGTGATTTTTTGCCGAACTAAAAGAGATACCCAAAAAGTTGCCGAAAATCTTATTGAAGACGGATACAATGCGGGAGCTTTACACGGTGATTTAAGCCAGAACCAAAGAGATTTGGTAATGAAGTCATTTAGAAACAAACAGATTCAAATGCTTGTAGCAACTGATGTTGCTGCCAGAGGAATTGATGTAGACGATATAACTCACGTAATAAACTATCAACTCCCTGACGAAATCGAAACTTACACTCACCGAAGTGGTAGAACTGGTAGAGCCGGTAAGACTGGAGTTTCAATGGTTATAGTTTCAAAAAGTGAGCTAAGAAAAATCAAGAGCATCGAGAAGAAGATTCAAAAATCTTTTGAGAAAAAAGAAATTCCTGATGGAATGGAAATTTGCGAAGTTCAACTTATGTCCTTAGCTAATAAGATTCATGAAACTACTATCAATCATGAAATTGACCCGTATTTAGAAAGTATAAATAAATTATTTACAGATACTAGTAAGGACGAGCTGATCAAGAAATTCTTTTCGGTTGAGTTTACCCGATTCTTCAACTACTATAAAAAATCCCAAGATTTAAATGTTCAAGGTGATCATCATAATGCTAGGGAAGTAAAAGAAGGCGGAGATTCTACCCGATACTTTATAAATGTTGGTAAAAAAGATGGTTACGATTGGATGAGCCTTAAGGATTATCTGAAAGATATATTAGACTTTGGTCGTGATGATGTCTTTAAGGTAGACGTTAAGGATAGCTTTTCATTCTTTAATACTGAACCAGAACATTCTGAAAAAGTTCTAGCTTTCTTTACAGACTTTAAACAAGACGGACGTTTTGTAAATGTTGAAATTTCCGAAGACAAAGGTGGAGGAAGCCGCGGCGGTGGTGGCGGTGGTAAGAAAAGGAGATTCGATGGTGAAAGCCGTGGAAAATCTAGATCTGGCTCTGGCAGAGGTGACGGCGGAAGAGGCGAAGGCGGCGGAGGCAAGAGACGGAAATTTGATGGCGAAAGCCGTGGAAAATCTAGATCTGGATCCGGCAAACCAGAAAAAGGTGGCGGAAGCATTTACTCAGGTAAGAGAAGATCAAGTTCCTCATCGGACTCTAGTTCATCAGGTTCAGGATCTTCCCGTCCTAGAAAGTCTAGAAGATAA
- a CDS encoding peptidyl-prolyl cis-trans isomerase B (cyclophilin B): MISKKILKIALLILISTNFLAAQTAKITADKNDSTKVEIITNLGKIVVSLSNRTPLHRDNFLKLVRDHKYDSTLLHRVIKNFMIQGGDPDSKNSKTNDTLGSGDVDYKVPAEINKSLFHKKGALAAARDGNAERASSGMQFYIVQGKIFNDSLLVAAEIRINGWLGEYYATKDPKNKKWIDSVNSALDREDYKTFERLRDTITSLAEKAQFEKYKIPQQHREIYKTTGGAPHLDQNYTVFGEVIEGIDVVDAIAASETGEFDRPKQDVIIISTRILED; this comes from the coding sequence ATGATTTCAAAAAAAATACTAAAGATTGCATTACTAATTTTAATATCCACAAACTTCTTGGCAGCTCAAACAGCCAAAATTACAGCTGATAAAAATGATTCTACAAAAGTTGAAATCATCACCAATCTGGGCAAAATTGTTGTTTCTCTTTCAAATAGAACGCCATTACATCGTGACAATTTTTTGAAGTTGGTGCGAGACCATAAATATGATAGCACCTTGTTACATCGGGTAATCAAAAATTTCATGATTCAAGGTGGCGATCCAGACAGCAAAAATTCTAAAACCAATGATACCTTGGGCTCAGGAGATGTCGATTATAAAGTTCCGGCAGAGATTAATAAATCTCTTTTTCATAAGAAAGGTGCTTTAGCGGCCGCAAGAGACGGTAATGCAGAACGCGCTTCATCTGGCATGCAATTTTACATTGTACAGGGAAAGATTTTTAATGACAGCCTATTAGTTGCGGCAGAGATAAGAATCAATGGCTGGCTGGGTGAATACTATGCTACAAAGGACCCAAAAAATAAGAAATGGATAGATTCTGTGAATTCGGCATTGGATAGGGAAGATTATAAAACTTTCGAACGTTTGAGAGATACCATTACTTCTTTGGCGGAAAAGGCTCAGTTCGAAAAATATAAAATCCCTCAGCAACATAGAGAAATTTACAAAACAACTGGTGGCGCGCCTCATCTGGATCAAAACTATACCGTTTTTGGTGAAGTCATTGAGGGAATAGATGTTGTGGATGCGATTGCAGCTTCTGAAACTGGGGAATTCGACCGGCCTAAGCAAGATGTTATTATCATATCTACTCGGATTTTAGAAGATTAA
- a CDS encoding XTP/dITP diphosphohydrolase: MKKLVFATHNDNKVKEVLKFLPSAYEILSLQDIDCFEDIPETQFTIEGNAEQKAQFVSQKYKVDCFADDTGLLIKSLNGEPGVFSARYAGEDKNPKANIAKVLKELENHKDRSAHFKTVIALQINGELNTFTGICEGQIIKALKGEDGFGYDPIFVPNGYSKTFAEMSLEEKNEISHRGKAIRKLTEFLNSN, encoded by the coding sequence ATGAAAAAATTGGTTTTTGCGACCCATAATGATAACAAGGTTAAAGAGGTATTAAAATTTTTGCCATCAGCTTATGAAATTCTAAGTCTTCAAGATATTGATTGCTTTGAAGATATTCCTGAAACCCAATTCACCATTGAGGGCAATGCCGAGCAAAAAGCCCAATTTGTCTCTCAGAAATACAAAGTAGATTGCTTCGCGGACGACACCGGATTATTAATAAAAAGTCTAAATGGTGAACCAGGTGTTTTTTCAGCGCGCTACGCTGGAGAAGACAAAAATCCAAAAGCAAATATTGCGAAAGTTCTGAAAGAATTAGAAAATCACAAAGATCGTTCCGCGCACTTTAAAACCGTGATAGCTCTTCAAATCAATGGGGAACTTAACACGTTCACCGGAATATGTGAAGGACAAATCATAAAGGCTTTAAAAGGCGAAGATGGATTTGGTTACGACCCTATTTTTGTGCCTAATGGGTATTCTAAAACCTTTGCCGAGATGTCCTTGGAAGAGAAAAATGAAATAAGCCATCGTGGAAAAGCGATAAGAAAACTTACTGAATTCTTGAATTCAAATTAA
- a CDS encoding 23S rRNA (pseudouridine1915-N3)-methyltransferase: MEITLVTIGKTDNAKLVSLISDYQKRLSHYIKFNIEEIPDIKNSKTLSEEQQKKIEGEKILNQLKPTDRVVLLDEKGKHFKSKTFAQYLQKQLNSGVKRLVFIVGGPYGFSDEIYAKAEAKIALSSMTFSHQMVRLFFVEQLYRGFTILKNEPYHHE, from the coding sequence ATGGAAATAACTTTGGTTACGATCGGAAAAACGGACAATGCTAAGCTTGTGTCGCTTATTTCTGATTATCAAAAACGTCTTTCGCACTACATTAAATTTAATATTGAAGAAATTCCTGATATCAAAAATTCCAAAACTCTTTCTGAAGAACAGCAGAAGAAAATTGAAGGTGAAAAAATTTTGAATCAGTTAAAACCAACTGATAGAGTCGTTTTATTAGATGAAAAAGGCAAGCATTTTAAATCGAAAACCTTTGCGCAGTATCTCCAAAAACAATTGAATTCTGGAGTTAAGAGATTGGTCTTTATCGTCGGTGGACCTTATGGATTTTCAGATGAGATTTATGCTAAAGCGGAAGCTAAAATAGCCCTCTCTTCTATGACATTTTCCCACCAAATGGTGCGATTATTTTTTGTAGAACAACTTTATCGGGGATTTACGATTTTAAAAAACGAACCATATCACCATGAGTAA
- a CDS encoding nicotinate-nucleotide pyrophosphorylase [carboxylating], which translates to MISQEQFDKEIELIIKNAIREDVGDGDHSSLACIPKDATGRAKLLVKDQGIIAGVDFAIKIFDYVDKDLKVEVVRKDGESVKYGDIVFYVEGSSLSILKAERLALNAMQRMSAIATKTSKFVDLLEGTGTKILDTRKTTPGIRALEKWAVKIGGGENHRFALYDMVMLKDNHIDFAGGITKAINKTKTYLEENNLDLKIIVEARNLDEIKEILKTPGVYRILIDNFNYEDTKEAVKLIGDKCLTESSGGINEETIREYALCGVDYISSGALTHSVYNMDLSLKAV; encoded by the coding sequence ATGATTAGTCAAGAACAATTTGATAAGGAAATTGAATTAATTATAAAAAACGCTATCCGAGAAGATGTAGGGGACGGCGATCATAGTTCTTTGGCCTGCATTCCTAAAGATGCGACTGGCCGTGCAAAGCTTCTGGTCAAAGATCAGGGAATCATTGCTGGGGTAGACTTTGCGATTAAGATTTTTGATTATGTGGATAAGGATTTAAAGGTTGAAGTCGTTAGAAAAGATGGCGAAAGTGTAAAATATGGGGATATTGTCTTTTATGTTGAAGGGTCTTCACTATCTATCTTGAAAGCCGAAAGATTGGCGCTTAACGCGATGCAGCGTATGAGTGCCATTGCTACAAAAACTTCAAAATTCGTGGATTTATTAGAAGGTACCGGCACCAAAATATTGGACACTAGAAAAACCACACCCGGAATTAGGGCTCTAGAAAAATGGGCGGTAAAAATCGGAGGAGGAGAAAATCATCGCTTTGCTTTATACGATATGGTGATGTTAAAGGACAATCATATCGATTTTGCCGGCGGAATCACCAAAGCCATAAATAAAACCAAAACGTATCTCGAGGAAAATAATTTGGACCTAAAGATTATTGTCGAAGCAAGAAATCTTGATGAAATAAAAGAGATTCTTAAAACACCTGGTGTCTATAGAATATTGATCGACAATTTTAATTATGAAGACACTAAGGAAGCCGTAAAGCTCATCGGTGATAAATGTTTAACTGAATCATCTGGCGGTATCAATGAAGAAACAATAAGAGAATACGCCCTTTGTGGTGTCGATTATATATCTTCGGGAGCACTTACACATTCTGTTTATAATATGGATTTAAGTCTTAAAGCGGTTTAA
- a CDS encoding membrane protein gives MSKPIEDKLDKIPVVRHLASFLKSLKLPGLEGLTFYDLLELYITGIFKGTLTERASAISFSFFSAIFPFILFIIILIPYIPVEGFRIEFEQFLQSFLPPQTSDFFFKNIFNNIGVNQQGGLISTVFILSIFLMANGVNAIFVGFESSYHRQLTRSVVRQYLLSLGVGLLLGFLLIFTVAIYGYFEIFIIKPFFEELSGVSYADTNASLFWVVFGKYLFFVMMVYLAIAILYYFGTKEGKESRFFSVGALFSTLLIMISSFLFGLYIENFSSYNELYGSIGALLILLFYLWLNSNIVLLGFELNMSLIRLRKSF, from the coding sequence ATGTCCAAGCCCATAGAAGATAAGCTGGATAAAATTCCAGTGGTAAGACATCTTGCTTCTTTTTTGAAGAGTCTTAAACTTCCGGGGCTAGAGGGGCTTACTTTTTATGATCTTTTAGAACTTTACATCACCGGTATATTTAAAGGAACACTTACCGAAAGGGCCAGCGCCATTTCCTTTAGTTTCTTTTCTGCCATTTTCCCTTTTATTTTATTTATAATTATTTTAATTCCATACATCCCGGTGGAAGGCTTTAGAATTGAGTTTGAGCAGTTTCTGCAATCATTTTTACCGCCGCAGACTTCGGATTTTTTCTTTAAAAACATCTTTAACAACATAGGAGTCAATCAGCAAGGAGGACTTATTTCTACAGTTTTTATCCTGTCTATTTTTTTGATGGCAAATGGTGTAAATGCTATTTTTGTCGGCTTCGAAAGTTCGTATCACAGACAATTAACTAGAAGTGTTGTAAGACAATATTTGCTATCATTGGGCGTAGGGCTTTTATTAGGTTTTCTGCTCATTTTTACCGTTGCGATTTATGGATACTTTGAAATTTTCATCATTAAGCCGTTTTTTGAAGAATTGAGTGGCGTGTCGTATGCCGATACCAATGCTAGTTTGTTTTGGGTAGTTTTTGGAAAATATCTCTTTTTTGTAATGATGGTTTATTTGGCAATTGCCATTCTTTATTATTTCGGCACCAAAGAAGGTAAGGAATCTCGGTTCTTTTCTGTCGGTGCACTATTTTCGACTTTACTTATTATGATTTCATCTTTTCTTTTTGGTCTTTATATTGAAAACTTTAGCAGTTATAACGAGCTTTATGGTTCAATCGGGGCATTGTTGATTTTGCTATTCTACTTATGGTTAAATTCTAATATCGTGCTTTTAGGTTTCGAGCTTAACATGTCGTTGATACGACTAAGAAAGAGCTTTTAA
- a CDS encoding replication restart DNA helicase PriA: MPYFIDIILPIPLEKLFSYKITDAEAEFLSVGMRVAVPFGKSKIYTGLVHAIHQNAPIVYEAKEIHQILDERPVVTNIQLKFWEWISNYYMCSLGEVMRAALPTGFLLESETIIKRNLSEELDETSLEDEEFLIYDALHHNSSLSINDVMSILDKKRVLPVINRLIEKNAILLHEEIFQKYKPKLNRYIRLNRTYSSEENLTSLLDELNRAPKQRDVLMHLFNISSTSRKPVKIQELAKISNASTSTISTLLEKGILEDYYIQEDRVNYEGEESDNLMKLNSHQKIALDEIKKSFKINDVTLLHGVTSSGKTEIYVKLIEKVLESGKQALYLLPEIALTTQLVNRLQEYFGEAVIVYHSKYSSHERFEVWNNVLENSPKAQVIIGARSSILLPFQKLGLVIVDEEHETSFKQFDPAPRYHARDASIVLANLFKAKTLLGSATPSLESYHNAKSGKFGMVTLNTRFNNVLMPEIELVDIREKYKRKLMKGHFSDRLIEEMTTALTEGNQVILFQNRRGFSPIIECTTCGHSPQCPNCDVSLTYHQYRNQLRCHYCGYHTAMHTKCEACGVASLDTLGLGTEQVEEEVNALFPDYKSARMDLDTTRGKYGYEKIITSFEQQEIDILIGTQMVTKGLDFRNVRLVGIMNADSMLNFPDFRAHERSFQLMVQVSGRAGRTDARGKVLIQSYDPNHKILKQVSMVDYEGMYKEQMDERHNFRYPPIYRLIKLTFRHKDFEKVNNASEWFAKALRHALKKNVLGPEFPPVSRIRNQYNKNILVKVDKDQSISKTKKAIIKINNSFLGVKDFRSVRVIVNVDNY, from the coding sequence ATGCCATATTTTATTGATATTATACTTCCTATTCCGCTTGAGAAACTCTTTTCTTATAAGATAACCGATGCCGAAGCTGAATTTTTATCAGTCGGAATGAGAGTGGCGGTTCCTTTTGGAAAGTCAAAAATCTATACCGGGCTGGTTCATGCCATTCATCAAAATGCACCGATAGTATATGAAGCCAAGGAAATCCATCAAATCTTGGATGAGCGCCCGGTGGTAACAAACATTCAACTTAAATTTTGGGAGTGGATATCTAATTATTATATGTGTAGTTTGGGCGAAGTGATGAGAGCAGCCTTGCCGACCGGATTCTTATTGGAAAGCGAAACCATTATAAAAAGAAATCTGTCCGAAGAATTAGATGAAACCTCCCTCGAGGACGAAGAATTCTTGATATATGATGCATTGCACCATAATTCTTCTTTAAGCATCAATGATGTGATGAGTATTCTCGATAAGAAAAGAGTGCTTCCGGTTATAAATCGGCTCATCGAGAAAAACGCGATTCTGCTTCACGAAGAAATTTTTCAGAAGTATAAACCAAAATTAAATCGATACATCCGGCTAAATAGAACTTATTCATCGGAAGAAAATCTTACTTCACTTTTAGATGAATTAAATAGAGCGCCGAAGCAGCGGGACGTTTTGATGCATCTATTTAACATTTCTTCAACTTCTAGAAAACCGGTCAAGATTCAGGAGTTGGCCAAAATTAGTAATGCCAGCACTTCGACAATTTCAACTTTATTAGAAAAAGGGATATTAGAAGATTACTATATACAAGAAGATCGGGTGAATTATGAAGGCGAAGAATCTGATAATTTGATGAAACTTAATAGTCATCAGAAAATTGCCCTTGATGAAATTAAAAAATCCTTCAAAATCAACGACGTGACCTTATTGCACGGTGTTACATCATCTGGTAAAACCGAGATTTATGTAAAGTTAATTGAAAAAGTCCTAGAAAGTGGCAAACAGGCACTTTATCTTTTGCCCGAAATCGCACTGACCACGCAGTTGGTCAATCGGCTTCAAGAATATTTTGGTGAAGCGGTTATCGTTTACCATTCCAAATACAGCAGTCATGAACGTTTTGAAGTTTGGAACAATGTTCTCGAAAATTCTCCAAAAGCTCAGGTGATTATTGGGGCTAGGTCTTCAATATTATTGCCCTTTCAAAAATTAGGTTTGGTCATTGTTGATGAAGAACATGAAACATCATTTAAGCAATTTGATCCTGCGCCCAGATATCATGCTCGAGATGCCTCAATTGTATTGGCAAATTTATTTAAGGCGAAAACTTTGCTGGGTTCTGCAACTCCAAGTTTAGAGAGCTATCATAATGCCAAGTCAGGAAAGTTCGGAATGGTAACTCTTAATACCCGATTTAATAATGTGTTAATGCCAGAAATAGAGCTGGTAGATATTAGGGAGAAATATAAAAGAAAGTTGATGAAGGGTCATTTTAGCGATCGATTGATCGAAGAAATGACCACCGCATTAACGGAAGGAAATCAGGTGATTCTATTTCAAAACAGGCGTGGGTTCTCGCCGATCATAGAATGCACTACTTGCGGGCATTCTCCACAATGCCCAAATTGTGATGTTAGCCTAACTTACCATCAATATAGAAATCAACTGCGATGCCATTACTGTGGTTATCATACCGCTATGCATACCAAATGCGAAGCCTGTGGTGTTGCGAGCCTCGACACTTTAGGACTTGGGACCGAACAAGTAGAGGAGGAGGTAAACGCCCTGTTTCCTGATTATAAATCTGCAAGGATGGATTTGGATACCACTCGTGGTAAATATGGATATGAAAAAATAATCACCTCTTTTGAACAGCAAGAAATCGATATTCTAATTGGAACCCAGATGGTGACCAAAGGATTGGATTTTAGAAATGTGCGATTGGTGGGAATCATGAATGCCGATAGTATGCTAAACTTTCCGGATTTCCGTGCGCACGAGAGGAGTTTTCAGTTGATGGTTCAAGTATCCGGTAGGGCAGGAAGAACCGATGCTAGAGGCAAAGTTTTGATACAGTCTTATGATCCAAATCATAAAATCTTAAAGCAGGTTTCTATGGTAGATTACGAAGGTATGTACAAGGAGCAAATGGACGAGCGTCACAATTTTAGATATCCACCTATTTACAGATTGATAAAGCTAACCTTTAGGCATAAAGATTTTGAAAAGGTGAATAATGCGAGTGAGTGGTTTGCGAAAGCTTTAAGACATGCCTTAAAAAAGAATGTTCTGGGACCAGAATTTCCTCCTGTATCTAGGATAAGGAATCAATATAACAAAAATATTTTGGTGAAAGTGGATAAAGATCAATCGATATCAAAAACCAAGAAAGCTATCATTAAAATTAATAATAGCTTTCTCGGTGTTAAAGATTTTCGGTCTGTGCGAGTAATTGTAAACGTCGATAATTATTGA
- a CDS encoding two component transcriptional regulator, LytTR family, with translation MTLNCVVVDDSAIQRLSIVKLIENHSSLNLIAEYSSALETKNGLNTHKVDLIFLDIEMPVLNGFELLDVLNNKPQIIFVTGKTEYAFKAFNYDATDYLQKPITRERFNTAVEKALEQHKLKLDFNETDGEHIFVKSNLKKRKVYVKDIKWIEALGDYVKVVTEENSLVVLSTMKAFEKELPEGKFLRIHKSYIVNLDKIDRFNSKNVEVGAYEIPLSRNKKTQLVDALNNM, from the coding sequence ATGACTTTAAACTGTGTAGTAGTTGATGATTCTGCGATACAACGATTGTCGATCGTAAAGTTAATTGAGAACCATAGCTCGCTTAACCTTATCGCTGAATACAGCAGTGCCCTTGAGACCAAGAACGGTCTCAACACCCACAAAGTAGATCTTATCTTTTTAGATATCGAAATGCCAGTTTTAAACGGTTTTGAATTACTTGACGTATTAAATAATAAGCCCCAGATTATTTTTGTCACAGGTAAAACAGAATATGCGTTTAAAGCTTTTAATTACGATGCAACGGATTATCTGCAAAAACCTATTACCCGAGAACGCTTTAATACCGCAGTAGAAAAAGCTTTAGAACAGCACAAGCTGAAACTCGATTTTAATGAAACCGACGGTGAACATATCTTTGTAAAGAGCAATCTTAAAAAGAGAAAAGTTTACGTTAAGGACATTAAATGGATCGAAGCTTTAGGTGATTATGTTAAGGTAGTTACGGAAGAAAATAGTCTAGTTGTCTTATCAACTATGAAAGCATTCGAAAAAGAATTGCCTGAAGGCAAGTTCTTGAGGATTCATAAATCCTATATTGTTAACCTCGATAAAATCGACAGGTTTAACAGTAAGAATGTCGAAGTTGGCGCTTATGAAATTCCCTTAAGCCGGAACAAAAAGACCCAACTGGTCGATGCATTAAATAATATGTAA
- a CDS encoding SSU ribosomal protein S6P has product MNHYETVFILNPVLSDTQIKETVEKYEDFLVSRGAKMIAKEDWGLKKLAYAVQNKKSGFYHLFEYAVDGEVISPLEVEFRRDERFMRYLTVKLDKHAIAWAEKRRNRNKQKA; this is encoded by the coding sequence ATGAATCATTACGAAACTGTTTTCATCTTGAATCCCGTTTTATCTGATACCCAGATAAAGGAAACAGTCGAGAAATACGAAGATTTTCTTGTTTCTAGAGGTGCAAAGATGATAGCCAAAGAAGATTGGGGGCTTAAGAAATTAGCCTACGCAGTCCAAAACAAAAAAAGTGGATTTTACCACTTATTTGAGTACGCCGTAGATGGAGAGGTAATTTCTCCATTAGAAGTAGAGTTTAGACGTGACGAGCGTTTTATGCGATACCTAACGGTAAAACTAGACAAGCATGCAATTGCTTGGGCAGAGAAGAGAAGAAATAGAAACAAACAAAAAGCGTAA
- a CDS encoding SSU ribosomal protein S18P codes for MSSIEQQAKGKKDGEIRYLTPLNIETTKAKKYCRFKKSGIKYVDYKDPDFLLSFVNEQGKLLPRRLTGTSLKFQRKVSTAVKRARHLALMPYVADLLK; via the coding sequence ATGTCTTCAATTGAACAACAAGCAAAAGGAAAGAAAGACGGAGAGATCAGATATCTTACTCCTCTTAATATAGAGACCACAAAGGCAAAAAAATATTGCCGTTTCAAAAAGTCAGGTATAAAATATGTGGATTATAAAGATCCCGATTTTTTATTGAGCTTTGTGAACGAACAAGGTAAATTGTTACCTAGACGTTTAACCGGGACTTCCTTGAAATTTCAAAGAAAAGTTTCTACGGCAGTAAAAAGAGCACGTCACTTGGCATTAATGCCTTACGTTGCGGATTTATTAAAATAA
- a CDS encoding large subunit ribosomal protein L9 encodes MELILKQDVDNLGFKDDIVTVKNGYGRNYLIPQGQAIMATPSARKVLSETLKQRAYKEKSIIDEAKKTAEAIKELNVKLTAKANAGATAGDKIFGSVTTIDLANALEKAGHTIEKKFISIKGGNIKRLGQYTAEIRLHREVVVDLIFEVIAEA; translated from the coding sequence ATGGAACTTATATTAAAACAAGACGTTGATAACTTAGGATTTAAGGACGATATTGTAACGGTTAAGAACGGTTATGGTAGAAATTATCTTATTCCTCAAGGACAGGCGATAATGGCAACGCCTTCAGCGAGAAAAGTACTTTCTGAAACTCTTAAACAAAGAGCTTATAAAGAAAAGAGTATTATTGACGAAGCTAAGAAAACGGCTGAAGCAATTAAAGAATTAAATGTTAAGCTTACTGCCAAAGCTAACGCTGGTGCAACTGCCGGTGATAAAATTTTCGGTTCTGTTACGACCATTGACCTTGCAAACGCATTGGAGAAGGCCGGACACACTATCGAGAAGAAGTTTATCTCTATTAAAGGAGGTAACATTAAGCGTTTAGGACAGTACACTGCAGAAATTAGACTACACAGAGAAGTTGTGGTAGACCTTATTTTTGAAGTGATTGCTGAAGCTTAA